A region of the Streptomyces sp. NBC_00442 genome:
CGACGTCGACGGCGTGAACCTTGCAGGGCTGCTCATCGACGCCGGTACCACCAACTCCCGGACGCTGATGCGGATCGGGCCGGACGGGTCGAGTGCCCGGCACGGCGCCGACCCGACCTCGCTGCACGACGTCTTCTTCCGCATCGGGGGCGCCGGCGTCGGCAAGGCGACCCAGAGCCTCGTCGTCAACAGCTCGGACGTCATCGGCGACCACATGTGGCTGTGGCGCGCCGACCACGGCAGCGGCGTCGGCTGGACCAGCAACACCGCCGCCAACGGCCTCGTCGTCAACGGCGCCGCCGTCACCCTGTACGGCCTGTTCGTGGAGCACTACCAGCAGCACCAGGTCATCTGGAACGGCAACGGCGGCCGCACCTACTTTTTCCAGAACGAAATGCCCTACGATCCGCCGGGCCAGGGCTCCTGGATGAACGGATCGACCCGCGGCTACGACGCGTACAAGGTGGCGCCCGGCGTGACCAGCCACGAAGCGTGGGGCCTCGGCAGCTACTGCTACTTCAGCTCCGATCCGTCCGTGGCGGCCGACCGCGCCTTCGAGGCCCCCGCCGCGCCAGGGGTCCGCTTCCACGACATGGTGACGGTCTCCCTCGGCGGTACCGGAACCATCGGCCACGTCATCAACAACGAGGGAGGGCCCTCCAACGCGGCGAGCAACGTGGCCGACCTCGTGTCGGGCCCCTAGAACGGGCCGTGTCGGGCCCCTAGAACGGGCCCTGGTCCCGCTGAGCCGGCCCGGCGCCGAGGGTGATCCGCAGGGCCACCGTGCCGCTCGTGCCGCGCCTCACCCTGCTGCCGAGCAGGGTGAGCCGGCCGAGCACCCCGTACTTGCGGGCCAGCAGCGTCCGGCAGGCCGCCGTGGTGGCGGCGTCGCACACCACGGCCGTCGCCGGGTGCTGTTCGCCGGTCGGGTTGCCACGCACGTCGCACGGCCCGACCAGCACCCCGGGCCGGTTGCGGACGCGCTTGACCTTCCAGGAATCGGTGACCGTCCAGACCATCAGGGCGTCACCGTCCCGGACCACCCACACCGGCGTCGCGACACCCGTGCCGTCCTTCTTGTAACTCGTGACGAGGAGGTACTTGCCGGCGCCGAGCCGGTCCAGCACATCGGCACTCATGACGCCATCCTTGGGGTCGCGAAGCGTGGAAGGCCTTTGTAGCAGGCGGGCGCCGGAACAGGCCCGCGCGGACCTGTTCCGGCCCACGGGGCGCGCTGTGACCGGAAGGCGACTTGACCCTCATGCGCCCCGGTGAACCCCCACCGTCGCACGCCCGGCACTGCCACGATGGGAGGACACCTTCCTTGTGATGACAGGAGCAGACCCTTGGCGACCAGCTCGGACCACCCGACCGGCCCCACCGACCGGTTCTCGCCCTCCCCGCTGAACCAACTGCTGTACGGCCACATCCACTCGGCCGCGGTCAGGGCCGTGGCCGAGCACCGCATCGCCGACCGCCTCGCCGACGGGCCCCGTACCGCCGAGCGGCTCGCCGCCGACAGCGGGCTGCACGCCGACACGCTCCGGCGCGTCCTGCGGCTGCTCGCGGTCCACGGGCTGTTCACCCAGGACGCGGAGGGTGCCTTCGGTCTCACCGAGGCGGGCCAGGCGCTGCGCACCGACGTACGCGGCTCGCAGCGCACCGCGGCCCTGCTGCTCACCGACGAGATGTTCCGCCGGGCGGCCGACGGAATCCCGGACGCCGTGCGGACCGGGAGGACGCCGTTCGAAGCCGCCTACCACGTCTCGTTCTTCGACCACTTGGCCGCCTCGCCCGAGCAGCGCGCGCTCTTCGACTCGGGGATGGCCTCGATGTCCGGCCGCACCGACGACCTCATCGTGGAGAGCTATCCCTTCCCCGCCGACGGCACCGTCGTCGACGTCGGGGGCGGACGCGGCAGCTTCCTGCACGCCGTGCTCCGTCGTGAACCGGCCCTGAACGGCGTCCTGTTCGACCTGCCCGACACCGTGTCCGACCACGAGCTGGACACCGAGGAGGTGAAGGGGCGCTGGAGCGTGCGGGGCGGCGACTTCTTCTCCGGCGTACCCGAGGGCGGCGACCTCTACCTGCTCAAGCGCATCCTGCACGACTGGAGCGACGAGGAATGCCTGCGCATCCTGGCGGCGGTCCGCGGGGCGATGGCGCCGGGCAAACGGCTGCTCGTCGTGGACTCGGTACTGCCGGACAACGGCGAGGCACACCCCGCGGTGGAACTGGACATCATCATGATGATGCTGGTGACCGGAAGGGAGCGCACGGCCGGGGAGTTCGAGGACCTGCTCTCCCGGTGCGGGTTCCGCCTGAACCGGGTCCTGCCGACGCCGTCCCTGCCCTCGATCCTGGAGGCCGAAGCCGTGTGACGGCTCCGGGCCGCGCCGCCGTCCTCAGAGCGCCGCCACCACATTGCGCAGGAACAGTGCGACGAGCGAGGCGACGGCGAGGATGACGACCCAGGAGGCGAAGCCGGTGTGCCGGCTCTTGCGGTTCTTCGTGCGGTTCTTCGTGCGGTTCTTCGTGCGGCCGGGTCTTGGCTGTCCCGGAGCCCGCACGCCGTCGTAGGCGGACGCGCCCACCGCGGCGTCGGCGAGCAACCTGCGGCAGACCGCGGCGAGTTCACTCGTGCCGATCGTGAGACTGACCACCGCTTCGGAGCGGGCCGGAGCGGTGGTGCCCCCGTCGAGGATCCGGCCCGCGCGGATCAGTACCTGGTCCTTGCCGCCGGTGGGGGAGAGGCTGATCCAGCGCTCGACGTGTGCCCCGCGGATGACCACGCCGCCCGTCCGCTCCCGGTACACGGTGTGCTCCCGCCACAGCAGACCGGCCAACTCGCTTGCCGTGTCCCGCAGTTGTGCGCTCACGCTTCCCCCCACATCCCCATGTGTTCGAACAAGCATCGCACTCTAGCGGGAGCGGTGGGTGGCGCGCGAACCCGGCTCACTCACCCGTCGGGTTCGACTTCGAGGTAGTGGTGGCGGCGCGGCCCGCGGTAGGCGAGGGCCACCCATCCGAGCGGCCGCAGCGCGGTGGCGCAGCGCCCGAGCGACGCGCCAGCCTCGTACTCGGCGCCGCTGCCGGGCGGCCCGAGCCATTCCACACGAACGCTCCCCGGGCGTTCGGCGGCGCTGGCGCGGTAGCCGGTGGTGATGCGTGCGCCCTCGCCGTCGACGGCGGAGGGCGGGATCCCCGCGGCCTCCAGCGCGATGGCGATCGCGCGTACGGGTTGGAGCCGCTCCCACGGCGCCGGAGCCGATGCGGCGGGCCCGGCCAGCACCCGGCGGATGCGCAGCAGCCCGTCGAGGGCGGCCCGTACGGCGGCCTCCCGGTCCGCGCCGGACACGGCCGGTCCCTCTCCCGTGGCCGGTTCGAACGGCCCCGTCGCCTCGCCGTCGGCCATGGCCCACCTCCCTGGATCCTCAGCATGCCGAGGGCCCCGGCCCCTTGTCGAGCGAGGAGAGCTCGGGGTCACCGGCCGCCGGAGACCCGCAGGACCGTGCCGGTGGTGTACGAGGCGTCGGGGGAGAGGAGCCAGGCGACGGCGGCGGCGATCTCGGACGCCTCGCCGGGACGGCCCAGCGGGATGCCGGCGGCCGCCCGTGCGGGGCGGCCGGGGTCGCCCATCGTGGCGTGCATGTCCGTGTCGATGATGCCAGGGGCGACCGCGTTGACCCGGATGCCGTCCGGCCCGAGTTCCTTGGACAGGCCGATGGTGAGGGCGTCCGTGGCGGCCTTCGACGCGGCGTAGTGCACGTAGTCGCCGGGACCGCCCAGGGTGGCCGCCGCGGAGGAGATGTTGACGATGGCGCCGCCGCCCAGCGCGGCCATGTCGCGCGCCGCCCGCCGGCAGCACAGGAGATACCCGATGACGTTGACGTCCATGACCCGGCGCAGGTCCTCGGTGCGGGCGTCGGCGAGACGGCCGAGCGGCCCGGTGACTCCGGCGTTGTTGACCAGCCCGCTCACCGCGCCGAGTTCCGCGGCCGCGGTGTCGAACAGTCGCTCCACGTCCGCCTCGTGCGAGGTGTCGCACCGCACGGTGACGCAGCGGGCCCCGGTCTCGCGCACCGTCTCGGCCACCTCCTGAGCGGCGACGTCGTTGCTCAGGTACCCGAGGGCGATGTCGTGCCCGTCGGCGGCGAGCCGGACGCAGGTGGCCGCCCCGATTCCCCTGCTGCCCCCTGTGACGATGGTGACCGGACGTGCCACGTGCTGCCTCCCGCGTTTGCGCTGCCGATGATCTTCCGGCCCCCAGTCCTACCGCACGGGCCGCGGATCGCGGCGGGGCGCCCCCTCGGTGTGGATCACTCTCCGGCGCAGACCGCCCCGTCGACGTCGCCGTCGTGGTCGGTCACCGGCGGCGTCTGTGCGGCGTCGAGTCCCTCGGTCAGGGTGGCCAGGAGGGTGCGCAGGGTGCGGAAGTCGTCCGGGGGAAGAGGCACGGCTTCGGCGATGCGGTGCGGCACGGCACGGGCGCGTTCGCGCAGCGCGGTGCCCCGGTCCGTGAGGCGGATGGTGACGGAGCGCTCGTCCGCCGGGCTGCGCCGCCGTTCGACGAACCCCGCCGATTCGAGGCGCTTGAGCAGCGGCGACAGGGTGCCCGAGTCCAGCCGCAGCTTGGCGCCGATGCTCTTGACGGGCAGCTCGCCGTGTTCCCAGAGCGTCAGCATCACCAGGTACTGCGGATAGGTCAGCCCCAGATCCTTCAGGAGCGTGCGGTAGACGCCGTTGAAGGCGCGCGATGCCGCGTGCAGCGAGAAGCAGAGCTGGAGGTCGAGCCGCAGGTAGTCCTCGTCGTCGTGCGTGCGGGCGGGGGGCTTGGTCACCATGCGGCCAGGCTAACACGCACGCCATTTAGTTGTGCACAACTTAATTGTGTGCTTCAGTGGGTTCCGGGCAGCCGAGGCTTTCCCCGTACGGAGCCGCACCGGCTCCGTACGGACGGACACGAGAGGAACCGATTCCCATGGACGCGCTCTACACCGCAGTGGCGACCGCCAATGGCCGCGAGGGCCGCACCGTCAGCTCCGACGGCCGGCTCGACCTGCCGCTCGCCTTCCCGCCGGCCCTCGGTGGCAATGGCGAGGGCACCAACCCCGAGCAGCTCTTCGCCGCCGGATACGCGGCGTGCTTCGCCAGCGCCATGGGGTCGGTCGCCCGTCAGCTGAAGCTCGACGTCAAGGACGTCTCGGTCACCGCCGAGGTCGGCATCGGCAAGGACCCCGCCGACGGCGGCTTCGGCATCGGAGTCGTCATGCGCGTCGAGCTCCCCGAGCACCTGGAGGGGGACAGCGGCGCCAAGCTCGTCGAGCTGACCCACGCGGCCTGCCCGTACTCCAAGGCGACCCGCGGCAACATCCCGTTCGAGATCGTCATCGAGTAGTGGTCCGCCCGCACGCCACGGTCAGGCGTGCTCGGCCAGCAGGCCGCGGTACCACGCCAGGGTGGCGTCAAGGGTGTCGCCCATCGGGACCGGGGATGTGGCGAACGCGGCCTCGAAGGCGCCCGAGTTCATGATCTGCGGCTCGGTGTGCTGGTAGAACATCTCGGCGTACGCGTCCACGAAGACCTGGTCGAACGGGCCGAAGGGGCGCAGCTCGTCAAGGGTGACGATCTTCAGGGGGCCTCCGACGCGGTCCTCGATCATCCCGAGCACCTCGCGGGTGGTGAGGGTCGGAGCGGTGGGCAGGTGCCAGACGCGCCCGTCGCCCCGCGGGCTCTCGCCGAGCGTGGCGAGCCCGGCGGCCACGGCCCGGATGTCGGTGTAGCTGTGCGGCAGATCGATGTTCCCGAGGGTCAGCACCTCGCCGCCGGTCAGCGCCGCGGGGAAGACGGCCCCACCGAGGGTGGAGTTGAGGACGCCGGGCCCGATGAAGTCGGCGGACCGGCCGAGCACCACCGACGCCCGGCCCTCGCGGTGGGCGGCCAGGTACTTCTCGTCCAGCTCCGCACGCATCCTGCCCTTGTGCGTGGTGGCGCGCCACGGGGAGTCCTCGGTCATGACGTCGCCGTGCGTCTCGCCGTACGGGTAGAGCGTGTCCAGGACGACGAGGCGGGCCCCCTGCGCCTCCACGGCGCCCAGCACGGCCTCCTGGATGCGGGGCATGACGTCGACCTGGAGGTGGTAGGCGACGTTCACGCAGTGGTAGACGACCCCCGCTCCCGCCACGGCGGCCGCGGCGCCCTCGCGGGTGCCGACATCGCCCTTCACGCGGTCGACGCCCGTCATCGCGGCGCCGGTTCCCGACCGGTCGACGAGGCGGACGGGGTGCCCCCGGTGGGCGAGTTCGGCGGCGACCGCGGTGCCGGCCGGGCCCGCGCCGAGGACCACGTGCAGGTCGCTGTCGTTGTGCTTCATGTCGGTTCCCCTCGTGGGCCGGGCGTCGTTCTCGCACCGGCTTTGTTATGTGGCGTGCCGTTAGTTAGAGACTATAACGCTCGCGATCGCCTCATGCAATACGTGCTTCCCGGCGCACGGAGGGGCACGTGAACACGTCGCATGGCACGTGAACACGTCGGATCGCAGGCGAACACGACGAAGGGCGGCGAGCACGTGCTCGCCGCCCAACTGGCCTTCCGGTCCTGATCGCCGCCCGCTTCGGTCACGAGCACGCGGTCGCGCTCACCCCGCGGGCGCCGCCGGCGGGGTCTCGCCCTTCGCGCCCAGCCGCGCCGAAAGCGGGGCCGCGATGTCCTCGAGGGACTTGCCCTCCGCGTCGATCGCGAGGAACGCGGCCACCACGCCGGCCGCCGTCATCAGTGCGGCGCCGATGCTGAAGGCGATGACGGCGTCGCCGACGACTCCGCTGGACGTCAGTGCCGAGAACACCAGCGGTCCCGAGATGCCGCCCGCGGCCGTTCCGATGGCGTAGAAGAAGGCGATCGCCATGGCCCGGGTCTCCATCGGGAAGATCTCGCTCACCGTCAGATACGCCGAACTGGCGCCCGCCGAAGCGAAGAACAGCACCACGCACCAGCACGCCGTCATGGTGGTCGCGCTGAGCCACCCCTGCGCGAAGAACCACGCGGTGACGAAGAGCAGCAGACCGGACAGCACATACGTCCCGGCGATCATCTTGCGGCGGCCGACGGTGTCGAAGAGTTTGCCGAGGAAGAGCGGCCCCAGGAAGTTGCCGAAGGCGATCACGGCGAAGAAGTAGCCGGTCGTTCCGCTCGACACGTCGAAGAACTTCACCAGGATCGAGCTGAAGCCGAACGTGATCGCGTTGTAGAGGAACGCCTGACCGATGAACAGGGAGAAGCCGAGCACGGCCCGCTTGGGATACGAGCGGAACAGGGTCCGGGCGATCTCCAGGAACCCCACGCTGGTGCGCTGCTCGATGGTGATCGAGCTCCCCGGCTCCGGCAGCCGCTCGCCCTTCTCCTCCTCCACCGTGTGTTCGACGTCGTCGAGGAGCTGCTCGGCGCCCTCCTCGCGGCCGTGGATGAACATCCACCGGGGGCTCTCCGGCACGTGCCGACGCACCAGCAGGATGACGAGACCGAGGACCACACCCAGGGCGAACGTGAGCCGCCAGCCGATGTCCTTGGGCAGGAGGTCCGTGTTGAGGGCGAGGACGGAGAGCAGCGCGCCGCCCATCGCGCCGAGCCAGTAGCTCCCGTTGATGATGAGGTCCACCCGGCCGCGGTACTTGCTCGGGATCAGTTCGTCGATGGCGGAGTTGATGGCCGCGTACTCGCCGCCGATGCCGAAGCCGGTCAGGAAGCGGAAGAGGAAGAACCACCACGCGGTGAAGGACAGCGCCGTCATCGCCGTCGCGGCGAGATACACCGCGAGGGTGACGAGGAACAGCTTCTTGCGTCCGAACCGGTCGGTCAGCCAGCCGAAGAACAGTGCCCCGAAGCAGGCGCCCGCCACATACAGCGCGGCGCCCAGGCCGGTGACCTGGGCGTCGCTGATGGCGAGCCCACTGCCGGGCTCCGAGAGCCGGCTCGCGATGTTCCCGACGACGGTGACCTCGAGCCCGTCCAGGATCCACACGGTGCCCAGGCCGATCACGATCATCCAGTGCCAGCGCGACCACGGAAGCCGGTCGAGCCTGGCCGGAACAGAGGTCGTGATGGTTCGTGGCTCGGGCCCGGGGCCCTGCACCGTGCTGCTCATGAACTGCCTCCTGCCGCCGCGATCCGAACCGCATCTGCCGGACGCGAGTACCCGGCGTGCGCCCGTCATACTCCCCGCAACCACCGGCCTGACGGCGGACCCCGGGCCCAGGGTCTGTGCGCCGGACGGGCCCTACGGGACCTCGCGAAGGAACAGTGCGCCGCACGTGTGGCAGAACGGGTGGGCGCGCTCGGTCCCCCAGGCCTCGGCGGGCAGTTCCGCCACGCCTTCGGCGACCTCGCGTCCGCACATGGAGTGTTGCTCCTCGCCGCGCACCATGTGCCATTCCTTGACCACGCCGTCCGGAAGCTGTTCGGCCACGATGTAGTGCCGCACCGGTCACTCCTCATCCGTCTCGGTCCGCGTCCACTCGCACGCGTCCACCTGCGCGGCCGCGGACGCCGGGCAGGTGCCCCGGCCCTTGTGACCCTGTCACCGCTGCCACGCCGACGCATGCCGGACCCCGCCGAAGGGGGCAGAGCATGCCACTGCCGCCCCGCGGTTCGCGGGGCGGCAGAGG
Encoded here:
- a CDS encoding MarR family winged helix-turn-helix transcriptional regulator gives rise to the protein MVTKPPARTHDDEDYLRLDLQLCFSLHAASRAFNGVYRTLLKDLGLTYPQYLVMLTLWEHGELPVKSIGAKLRLDSGTLSPLLKRLESAGFVERRRSPADERSVTIRLTDRGTALRERARAVPHRIAEAVPLPPDDFRTLRTLLATLTEGLDAAQTPPVTDHDGDVDGAVCAGE
- a CDS encoding PPOX class F420-dependent oxidoreductase, whose translation is MSADVLDRLGAGKYLLVTSYKKDGTGVATPVWVVRDGDALMVWTVTDSWKVKRVRNRPGVLVGPCDVRGNPTGEQHPATAVVCDAATTAACRTLLARKYGVLGRLTLLGSRVRRGTSGTVALRITLGAGPAQRDQGPF
- a CDS encoding MFS transporter, which codes for MSSTVQGPGPEPRTITTSVPARLDRLPWSRWHWMIVIGLGTVWILDGLEVTVVGNIASRLSEPGSGLAISDAQVTGLGAALYVAGACFGALFFGWLTDRFGRKKLFLVTLAVYLAATAMTALSFTAWWFFLFRFLTGFGIGGEYAAINSAIDELIPSKYRGRVDLIINGSYWLGAMGGALLSVLALNTDLLPKDIGWRLTFALGVVLGLVILLVRRHVPESPRWMFIHGREEGAEQLLDDVEHTVEEEKGERLPEPGSSITIEQRTSVGFLEIARTLFRSYPKRAVLGFSLFIGQAFLYNAITFGFSSILVKFFDVSSGTTGYFFAVIAFGNFLGPLFLGKLFDTVGRRKMIAGTYVLSGLLLFVTAWFFAQGWLSATTMTACWCVVLFFASAGASSAYLTVSEIFPMETRAMAIAFFYAIGTAAGGISGPLVFSALTSSGVVGDAVIAFSIGAALMTAAGVVAAFLAIDAEGKSLEDIAAPLSARLGAKGETPPAAPAG
- a CDS encoding organic hydroperoxide resistance protein — translated: MDALYTAVATANGREGRTVSSDGRLDLPLAFPPALGGNGEGTNPEQLFAAGYAACFASAMGSVARQLKLDVKDVSVTAEVGIGKDPADGGFGIGVVMRVELPEHLEGDSGAKLVELTHAACPYSKATRGNIPFEIVIE
- a CDS encoding SDR family NAD(P)-dependent oxidoreductase, whose product is MARPVTIVTGGSRGIGAATCVRLAADGHDIALGYLSNDVAAQEVAETVRETGARCVTVRCDTSHEADVERLFDTAAAELGAVSGLVNNAGVTGPLGRLADARTEDLRRVMDVNVIGYLLCCRRAARDMAALGGGAIVNISSAAATLGGPGDYVHYAASKAATDALTIGLSKELGPDGIRVNAVAPGIIDTDMHATMGDPGRPARAAAGIPLGRPGEASEIAAAVAWLLSPDASYTTGTVLRVSGGR
- a CDS encoding methyltransferase; its protein translation is MATSSDHPTGPTDRFSPSPLNQLLYGHIHSAAVRAVAEHRIADRLADGPRTAERLAADSGLHADTLRRVLRLLAVHGLFTQDAEGAFGLTEAGQALRTDVRGSQRTAALLLTDEMFRRAADGIPDAVRTGRTPFEAAYHVSFFDHLAASPEQRALFDSGMASMSGRTDDLIVESYPFPADGTVVDVGGGRGSFLHAVLRREPALNGVLFDLPDTVSDHELDTEEVKGRWSVRGGDFFSGVPEGGDLYLLKRILHDWSDEECLRILAAVRGAMAPGKRLLVVDSVLPDNGEAHPAVELDIIMMMLVTGRERTAGEFEDLLSRCGFRLNRVLPTPSLPSILEAEAV
- a CDS encoding NAD-dependent epimerase/dehydratase family protein, coding for MKHNDSDLHVVLGAGPAGTAVAAELAHRGHPVRLVDRSGTGAAMTGVDRVKGDVGTREGAAAAVAGAGVVYHCVNVAYHLQVDVMPRIQEAVLGAVEAQGARLVVLDTLYPYGETHGDVMTEDSPWRATTHKGRMRAELDEKYLAAHREGRASVVLGRSADFIGPGVLNSTLGGAVFPAALTGGEVLTLGNIDLPHSYTDIRAVAAGLATLGESPRGDGRVWHLPTAPTLTTREVLGMIEDRVGGPLKIVTLDELRPFGPFDQVFVDAYAEMFYQHTEPQIMNSGAFEAAFATSPVPMGDTLDATLAWYRGLLAEHA